In Pithys albifrons albifrons isolate INPA30051 chromosome 6, PitAlb_v1, whole genome shotgun sequence, a single genomic region encodes these proteins:
- the ASCL2 gene encoding achaete-scute homolog 2, translating to MNSGALPPLSPAAPRGRRRPASPELLRCKRRLAFASLPGTGAAAAAAVARRNERERNRVRLVNLGFAALRQHVPHGAASKKMSKVETLRSAVEYIRALQRLLDEHDAAASFPDGRGRVAVGEVGGGGGGYSSASPSFGSSMPGSPCSSEESGYDAALSPEERELLDFTSWLGSY from the coding sequence ATGAACAGCGGGGCTCTGCCGCCTCTgtcccccgccgccccccgcggcCGCCGGCGGCCCGCATCCCCCGAGCTGCTGCGCTGCAAGCGCCGCCTGGCCTTCGCCTCCCTGCCGGGCaccggcgcggcggcggcggcggccgtGGCCCGTCGGAACGAGCGGGAGCGGAACCGCGTGCGGCTCGTCAACCTGGGCTTCGCCGCCCTCCGCCAGCACGTCCCCCACGGTGCCGCCAGCAAGAAGATGAGCAAGGTGGAGACCCTCCGCTCCGCCGTCGAGTACATCCGCGCCCTGCAGCGGCTCCTCGACGAGCACGACGCCGCCGCCTCTTTTCCCGACGGCCGCGGGCGGGTGGCCGTCGGGGAAGtaggcggcggcggcggcggctaCTCCTCTGCTTCGCCCTCTTTCGGCTCCTCCATGCCCGGCTCGCCGTGCTCCTCCGAGGAGAGCGGCTACGACGCGGCGCTTAGCCCCGAGGAGCGGGAGCTGCTGGACTTCACCAGCTGGCTGGGGAGCTACTGA